A portion of the Leptospira congkakensis genome contains these proteins:
- a CDS encoding ExbD/TolR family protein: MKLRKSNFNSSIDISSLIDVLFILLIFLMLAVRFTETTSTLQLDLPKTKTDSIGEESPKFKIQINHLGVIYIDGKETDKNSLTSNIPENEDGKSRIVLEVDKKAEFAAFVLVTDLLKSKGYQKIDIVTLKD, translated from the coding sequence ATGAAACTTCGTAAGTCCAATTTCAACTCCTCAATTGATATTAGTAGTTTGATAGATGTACTTTTTATTCTACTCATCTTTTTAATGTTAGCAGTTCGATTTACAGAGACAACTTCCACTTTACAACTCGACCTTCCTAAAACAAAAACTGATTCAATAGGAGAAGAATCTCCTAAGTTCAAAATTCAAATCAATCATTTAGGAGTGATTTATATTGATGGGAAGGAAACCGACAAAAACTCCTTAACCAGTAATATTCCCGAGAATGAAGATGGAAAATCTAGAATTGTTTTGGAAGTAGATAAAAAAGCAGAATTTGCGGCTTTTGTTTTGGTAACAGATTTATTAAAATCGAAAGGGTATCAAAAAATTGATATTGTCACTCTAAAGGATTAG
- a CDS encoding AMP-binding protein: MTSVLRFADSSYFLSGNFELDLESNHPILVDPLWKGTVLENHLHKYPLPILDSPKSFCLVTSGSTGLPKMVWKEWSEIESEIAFWTREEKIQSLFQETKPNGLAVSVPLCHLYGLLWGYLIPKRLGVSINIGAPKEGTKLWITSASQMQKTFDAAALLPPNAIVSGMKFPVPLARTFREKGGISVLEIYGSTETGAIGYRDPLRQNRFQILDEVETKFYLQEGTEEFELQIRSPYLSQKYFYQEEHGWVRHDIPPNEYYATNDLGNGSELGWYLLGRKDRIIKHFGKRVSLDRIESEILGLSLPGEFVCVGISGELGDSIGLFSSTNLTPNELIIQLRKELPESHIPKVVLTNKQIPKLPNGKIDYPNITNLCSQEYDRGKEDF, encoded by the coding sequence ATGACCTCTGTCCTCCGCTTTGCGGACTCGTCGTATTTTCTATCTGGAAACTTTGAACTCGATTTAGAATCCAACCACCCCATCCTTGTCGATCCTTTGTGGAAAGGAACCGTTTTAGAAAACCATCTCCATAAGTATCCACTTCCTATCCTGGATTCCCCAAAGTCCTTCTGTCTTGTAACCTCAGGGTCAACAGGCCTTCCTAAAATGGTTTGGAAAGAATGGTCTGAGATTGAATCCGAAATTGCCTTTTGGACTAGGGAAGAAAAAATCCAATCGCTTTTCCAAGAAACAAAACCCAATGGACTTGCGGTCTCTGTGCCTCTCTGCCATCTCTACGGCCTTTTGTGGGGGTATTTGATCCCCAAACGGCTTGGTGTTTCCATAAACATAGGAGCTCCCAAAGAAGGGACAAAGCTCTGGATCACATCGGCTTCCCAAATGCAAAAAACATTCGATGCCGCTGCTCTACTTCCCCCAAATGCAATTGTTTCTGGAATGAAGTTCCCGGTTCCCTTAGCCCGAACCTTCCGAGAGAAAGGTGGGATTTCTGTTTTGGAAATTTACGGATCTACAGAAACCGGAGCCATTGGTTACCGCGACCCACTCCGCCAGAACCGGTTTCAAATTCTAGACGAGGTAGAAACAAAATTTTATCTTCAGGAAGGAACGGAAGAATTTGAACTCCAAATTCGGAGTCCATATTTATCTCAAAAATATTTTTATCAAGAAGAACATGGATGGGTTCGCCACGACATCCCACCAAACGAATACTATGCGACAAATGATTTAGGGAATGGATCAGAACTCGGATGGTACCTTTTGGGAAGGAAAGACCGAATCATCAAACATTTCGGGAAACGTGTTTCTTTGGATCGAATTGAGTCCGAGATCCTTGGTTTGTCTCTACCAGGAGAATTTGTTTGTGTTGGTATTTCAGGTGAACTCGGAGACAGTATCGGTCTTTTTAGCTCAACAAATCTAACACCTAACGAATTGATCATTCAGCTGCGTAAAGAATTACCGGAAAGCCATATCCCAAAAGTTGTTTTGACAAATAAACAAATCCCAAAATTACCCAATGGCAAAATAGACTACCCTAACATAACCAATCTATGTAGTCAGGAATATGACAGAGGAAAAGAAGATTTTTAG
- a CDS encoding MotA/TolQ/ExbB proton channel family protein has translation MNWTFSIPAILIFILLFCFSFTSFYFFFRIVLGLKKLEDKNLRLELFHTEPTEAELELFFSPLERTIHWLPTIASLSMLLGLLGTVIGINSAFGAMESQGKVSLEVLAGGIKDALNTTIAGLLVAIPSLYFHRFAENKIRHISELLVKDFSKSK, from the coding sequence ATGAATTGGACATTTTCAATTCCCGCAATTTTGATTTTTATTCTTCTTTTTTGTTTTTCATTCACTTCCTTCTATTTTTTCTTTCGGATCGTCCTCGGACTGAAGAAATTAGAAGATAAAAACCTTCGGTTGGAGTTATTTCATACAGAACCAACGGAAGCAGAATTGGAATTGTTCTTTTCTCCTTTAGAAAGAACCATTCATTGGTTGCCAACAATAGCTTCGCTTTCCATGCTTCTTGGTCTTCTCGGAACTGTGATTGGAATTAACTCAGCATTTGGAGCGATGGAATCCCAAGGAAAAGTTAGTTTAGAGGTACTCGCTGGCGGAATCAAAGATGCTCTGAACACAACGATCGCAGGTCTTTTAGTAGCAATTCCTTCTTTGTACTTTCATCGATTTGCAGAAAACAAAATTCGTCATATTTCAGAACTTCTGGTAAAAGATTTTTCTAAATCAAAATGA
- a CDS encoding LruC domain-containing protein, with product MKRWLVLITIPLVLLDCSNKKKGLLLLPFLGLGDGATQTAPDSGKSDGTFTVVGLETTDTSQITAPAEPTPAPAEGSNNSGDQTSTTNPEPSPTTTPEPTTTTNPEPETTPAPAPVVTTPAPTPTTVVNETTVVVVDQTNGGSFNFETNVTVPVTVVVGNESGPVANAPVTVTETITTGQPNVVGVGTTDSNGSVTIPISVPPTVTTVEISVIGVNPTTGEVVELNGTAPVQQPATGGSGTVVVAPVVNVDTTNFQPVNGCVQAVDTDCDGIANIYDEFPEDPSLATTARSGRYTIAFEDLFPSAGDADLNDHSTVFSTEMDKTPANKVKVIRGTYTHVAKGAGYNHELRLSLNVTTSATVQVNYVDGSGKPWKGCAAAPKYTANATGDCTGGTFTAAQLKRGILILPSSDKTLFGSKNAPTAGTTFTINDFVRGVTAHITVTFEEPVDLNQTKNLVGGHLNYFLAINQKTDGVFRQIYRPGFYKNSAGKDSFLDSKGFPWAIIVPGIFNHPTEGADIRKPSTSGYVFFNDWVSSNGVAHKDWYLNADQIPTANRPSYVVRVSDFYVDNGFSAYLIKAVQKNALEVSASLIVIGAALGFLMKKRLGKQQAA from the coding sequence ATGAAACGATGGTTAGTTCTTATAACAATTCCCCTTGTTTTATTGGATTGTTCCAATAAAAAGAAGGGTTTATTACTTCTCCCATTTTTGGGACTCGGTGACGGTGCAACACAAACCGCTCCCGATTCAGGCAAAAGTGATGGCACATTCACTGTGGTTGGTTTAGAAACCACTGACACAAGCCAAATCACGGCACCCGCAGAACCTACTCCTGCTCCAGCAGAAGGTTCTAATAACAGTGGAGACCAAACATCCACAACCAATCCTGAGCCTAGTCCAACAACGACTCCGGAACCTACAACTACGACAAATCCAGAGCCAGAAACAACGCCAGCACCAGCACCTGTTGTTACGACTCCTGCTCCCACACCTACTACAGTTGTGAACGAAACAACAGTTGTTGTAGTCGACCAAACCAATGGTGGTAGTTTTAATTTTGAAACCAACGTCACTGTTCCTGTCACGGTAGTGGTTGGAAATGAATCAGGCCCAGTAGCAAACGCTCCCGTCACTGTGACGGAAACAATAACCACTGGACAACCCAATGTGGTTGGCGTAGGAACTACTGACTCCAATGGATCAGTAACAATCCCTATTAGCGTTCCACCAACAGTCACTACTGTAGAAATCAGTGTGATCGGAGTGAATCCAACTACTGGTGAAGTAGTAGAACTGAATGGAACAGCTCCCGTACAACAACCTGCAACAGGTGGATCTGGAACTGTGGTAGTTGCTCCCGTTGTCAATGTCGATACAACAAACTTCCAACCTGTGAATGGTTGTGTGCAAGCTGTTGATACTGATTGCGACGGAATTGCCAATATTTACGATGAATTCCCGGAAGATCCAAGTCTTGCTACTACAGCACGTTCTGGCAGATACACAATTGCTTTCGAAGATTTATTTCCATCTGCAGGAGATGCAGACTTAAACGACCACTCAACTGTGTTTAGCACTGAGATGGACAAAACACCAGCGAACAAAGTAAAGGTGATTCGTGGAACTTACACCCATGTTGCAAAGGGTGCAGGATACAATCATGAACTCAGACTTTCTTTAAATGTCACAACCAGTGCAACAGTACAAGTGAATTATGTGGACGGAAGTGGAAAACCATGGAAAGGTTGCGCTGCTGCACCTAAATACACTGCCAATGCTACTGGAGACTGTACTGGTGGAACTTTTACCGCAGCACAACTCAAACGAGGAATTCTCATCCTTCCAAGTTCCGACAAAACTCTTTTTGGAAGTAAAAACGCACCTACTGCCGGAACAACTTTCACCATCAACGACTTTGTTCGTGGAGTGACTGCACATATCACTGTTACATTTGAAGAACCAGTAGATTTGAATCAGACTAAAAACCTTGTCGGTGGGCATTTGAACTACTTCCTTGCCATCAACCAAAAGACAGATGGTGTGTTCCGACAAATCTATCGCCCTGGTTTCTATAAAAACAGTGCAGGAAAAGATTCATTCCTAGACAGCAAAGGATTCCCTTGGGCCATCATTGTTCCAGGAATCTTCAACCACCCAACAGAAGGTGCCGATATTCGTAAACCGTCTACTTCTGGTTATGTTTTCTTTAATGATTGGGTGAGCTCAAACGGTGTGGCACATAAAGACTGGTATTTAAATGCAGACCAAATTCCAACGGCAAACCGTCCTTCATATGTAGTCCGAGTGAGTGACTTCTATGTTGACAATGGGTTTTCCGCCTACCTCATCAAAGCAGTTCAGAAAAACGCTTTGGAAGTTTCGGCAAGTTTGATCGTAATCGGTGCCGCTCTCGGGTTCCTGATGAAAAAACGATTGGGAAAACAACAAGCAGCTTAA
- a CDS encoding PAS domain-containing sensor histidine kinase: MINEILTILIVSGLLSLAYYYYHAYRKEKKLRLILFRKNLSNSEEIERTIREKEKQYQDIYDTANSIIIRWSPDFKIHSINPYAEEFFKTTKDLAEGKDVVLDLFQIPLEKSNEVKSQLWNIFHRPEQNIRQEYDVFIGESDKRTVTWSNRILKNEFGYPYEVLSIGNDITNRKIAEENLMKSYERILDLYNNAPCGYHSLDKDNVIVSINDTELDWLGYSREEVIGNFRFNDLMTESSQDKYKLITNSFPNENLTGVELEFVRKDRSTFFISLNSTATFDRNGNFVISKSTVFDITDRKIAEDKLNDYSQKIQLQNKRLQKAVEAAIKANRSKSVFFSKITHELRTPLHAVIGFSQIFEKDPNLPNHLKGYVNSLYENGVHLLGMINDILDLAKIEAGKMTETRESFSLGQLWDTLFSMFSYRFTEKSVSLELIGAENISFAYYEADLQKIRQILVNLIGNALKFTTQGSVSLEIKIESNPNQSFDTVRFIVKDSGIGIPDDQLHSIFEAFQQTEQGSSYKEGTGLGLSICQQLVEFLGGTIHVKSFVGLGSEFWFEIPLTKLQEIPENLKQKSKLGPTHTNEIVQTAKLEESEAEIVQNFLNVSSPEFKKEILKLIRIQNFGQLTEVLNAIQTDDKGKKILEQKVQNKKYKFLIDLLQTSNPLE, from the coding sequence ATGATAAATGAAATCCTTACAATTTTAATTGTTTCTGGATTATTATCCCTGGCCTACTACTATTATCATGCTTATCGAAAAGAGAAAAAACTTAGACTAATCCTCTTTAGAAAAAACTTAAGTAACTCAGAAGAAATCGAACGCACCATTAGAGAAAAAGAAAAACAATACCAAGACATTTATGATACTGCAAACTCCATCATCATTCGCTGGAGTCCTGATTTTAAAATCCATTCCATCAATCCCTATGCGGAAGAATTTTTTAAAACCACAAAAGACTTAGCAGAAGGCAAAGATGTGGTATTGGATTTATTCCAAATCCCTTTAGAAAAATCGAACGAAGTAAAATCCCAACTATGGAATATCTTCCATAGACCAGAACAAAATATCCGCCAAGAGTACGATGTGTTCATTGGAGAAAGTGATAAAAGAACTGTCACTTGGTCCAACCGAATTCTAAAAAACGAATTTGGATATCCATACGAAGTACTATCGATCGGGAACGATATCACTAACCGTAAAATCGCCGAAGAAAATTTAATGAAGTCCTATGAAAGGATTTTGGATCTTTATAACAATGCCCCTTGTGGTTACCATTCTCTCGACAAAGACAATGTGATTGTTTCTATTAATGATACGGAGTTAGATTGGTTGGGTTATTCGAGAGAAGAAGTCATCGGAAATTTCAGATTTAACGATTTAATGACAGAAAGTAGCCAAGATAAATATAAACTCATAACCAATTCCTTTCCCAACGAAAACCTAACTGGTGTCGAATTGGAATTTGTCAGAAAAGATAGATCTACTTTTTTTATTAGTTTAAACTCTACCGCAACATTTGATAGAAACGGAAACTTTGTGATCAGCAAATCTACCGTATTTGATATCACAGACCGAAAGATCGCCGAAGACAAGTTAAACGACTATTCGCAAAAAATCCAATTACAAAATAAACGATTACAAAAAGCAGTAGAAGCGGCCATCAAAGCAAACCGCTCCAAGTCAGTTTTCTTTTCAAAAATCACACATGAATTGAGAACTCCCCTACATGCGGTCATTGGGTTCTCTCAAATTTTTGAAAAAGATCCGAACCTCCCCAACCACTTAAAAGGATATGTAAATTCGCTTTATGAAAACGGCGTACATTTACTTGGAATGATCAATGACATTCTGGACTTAGCAAAAATTGAAGCTGGAAAAATGACAGAAACAAGGGAATCTTTTTCCCTTGGCCAACTTTGGGACACTTTATTTTCCATGTTTTCCTATCGTTTCACTGAAAAATCTGTAAGTTTAGAATTGATTGGTGCAGAGAATATTTCTTTTGCTTATTACGAAGCAGATTTACAAAAGATTCGCCAAATACTTGTTAATTTGATCGGGAATGCTTTAAAGTTTACTACCCAAGGCTCAGTGAGTTTGGAAATCAAAATAGAAAGTAACCCAAACCAATCATTTGATACGGTTCGCTTTATCGTCAAAGATTCAGGAATAGGAATTCCCGATGACCAATTACATTCTATATTTGAGGCATTCCAACAAACGGAACAAGGAAGTTCCTACAAAGAAGGCACAGGACTTGGACTTTCCATCTGCCAACAGTTAGTTGAATTTTTAGGAGGGACCATCCATGTAAAAAGTTTTGTTGGACTTGGATCAGAATTTTGGTTTGAAATCCCATTAACAAAACTACAGGAGATTCCAGAAAACTTAAAACAAAAATCAAAACTGGGCCCCACCCATACAAATGAAATTGTACAAACAGCGAAGTTGGAAGAATCCGAAGCAGAAATTGTTCAAAATTTTTTAAATGTTTCCTCTCCTGAATTTAAAAAGGAGATTTTAAAATTGATTCGGATCCAAAATTTTGGCCAACTAACAGAAGTCTTAAATGCAATCCAAACAGATGATAAAGGAAAAAAAATATTAGAACAAAAAGTTCAAAACAAAAAATATAAATTTTTAATCGACTTATTACAAACCTCTAATCCTTTAGAGTGA
- the dinB gene encoding DNA polymerase IV, which yields MKKIIHIDMDAFYASVEQRDFPEMRGKPVVVGGSPHSRGVVCAASYEARKFGVRSAIPCFQAFKLCPDAIFTPPRFEVYKSISREIRSIFLEYTDLVEPLSLDEAYLDVSSNKLEIPLASTIAKEIRKKIFENTGLTCSAGVAQNKFLAKMASEKNKPNGLYVVLPGEEENFLNDIPLYSFHGIGKKTYERLSKLGFTKGSELRKAEESFLVQEFGKMGYVFYRMARGVDDREVIPFRDPKSIGVETTFSHDSEDFAFLLLTLENLSKELELRMGRKNKQGKTLTLKIKFEDFTVKQKSISSDSVFYLADNLFQQSSNLLATVWKENIEPSRKIRLLGISVTNFSSDTINKDKDQLSLFG from the coding sequence ATGAAAAAGATCATCCATATTGATATGGACGCATTTTATGCTTCTGTAGAACAAAGAGACTTTCCGGAAATGAGAGGGAAACCAGTGGTTGTTGGTGGATCTCCGCATTCAAGGGGAGTGGTTTGTGCCGCAAGCTATGAAGCAAGAAAATTCGGAGTTCGTTCAGCCATTCCTTGTTTCCAAGCATTTAAACTCTGTCCCGATGCTATTTTCACTCCACCTAGATTTGAAGTTTATAAATCGATCTCAAGAGAAATTCGTTCTATATTTTTAGAATATACAGACTTGGTAGAACCTTTATCGTTAGATGAAGCATACTTAGATGTTTCTTCTAATAAATTAGAAATTCCATTAGCAAGTACGATTGCCAAAGAAATTAGGAAAAAAATCTTTGAGAACACTGGACTCACTTGTTCTGCAGGAGTGGCTCAAAATAAATTTTTAGCCAAAATGGCTTCCGAAAAAAATAAACCTAACGGACTTTATGTGGTTCTTCCAGGTGAGGAAGAAAATTTTTTAAATGACATTCCCTTATATAGTTTCCATGGAATTGGGAAAAAAACCTATGAACGACTCTCTAAGTTAGGATTTACAAAGGGATCGGAACTCAGAAAAGCCGAGGAATCATTTCTTGTACAGGAATTTGGAAAAATGGGTTATGTATTCTACCGAATGGCGAGGGGAGTGGATGACAGAGAAGTGATTCCCTTCCGCGATCCCAAGTCGATTGGAGTGGAGACTACGTTTTCCCATGATTCAGAAGATTTTGCTTTTCTCTTACTCACTTTGGAGAATTTATCTAAGGAATTGGAACTAAGGATGGGCCGAAAAAATAAACAAGGAAAAACACTTACCTTAAAAATCAAATTTGAAGATTTTACAGTGAAACAAAAATCTATTTCTTCCGATTCTGTTTTCTACTTGGCAGACAACCTTTTCCAACAATCCTCGAATCTATTGGCAACAGTTTGGAAGGAAAATATTGAACCGTCCAGGAAAATTAGACTTCTTGGAATTTCTGTTACCAACTTTTCATCAGATACAATCAATAAGGACAAGGACCAACTTTCACTCTTCGGTTAA
- a CDS encoding YiiD C-terminal domain-containing protein — MRHREILLEYKVHPLWHFLEQTYGFEQAFRMFKPYEGANILPKLVDQNTMVVTMPLILSNTNYVGTHFGGSLYSMCDPFFMFLLMMNLGKDYMVWDKGAKIDFVKPGEGTVTATFHIPNSEFEDLKELLKREKKTIRTYETEVVGEDGKTVAKLTKDLYIRRLV, encoded by the coding sequence ATGAGACACAGAGAAATTCTTCTGGAATACAAAGTTCATCCTTTATGGCATTTTTTAGAACAAACTTATGGTTTTGAGCAGGCCTTTCGTATGTTCAAACCATATGAAGGTGCTAACATCTTACCAAAACTTGTGGATCAAAACACAATGGTAGTGACGATGCCACTGATTCTATCAAACACAAATTATGTGGGGACTCATTTCGGTGGATCTCTCTACTCTATGTGTGATCCATTTTTTATGTTTTTACTGATGATGAATTTGGGAAAAGATTATATGGTTTGGGACAAAGGTGCAAAAATTGATTTTGTGAAACCTGGTGAAGGTACTGTCACCGCAACCTTTCATATCCCCAATAGCGAATTTGAAGATTTAAAAGAACTTTTAAAAAGAGAGAAAAAAACCATTCGAACCTATGAAACCGAAGTAGTTGGCGAAGATGGGAAAACCGTTGCCAAACTCACTAAGGATCTATACATCCGAAGGTTAGTTTAA
- a CDS encoding alpha/beta hydrolase: MLDNENDLETLGPLQVLRVKGDPDAPTVVMFHGYGASAFDLYPIHEVLVTDQKFNWVFPHGHLSVPLMPGYSGRAWFPIDMAALEEAIRKNDFRNFADKDPEGMDIARGAAYLMLDALGVPWDQLILGGFSQGAMLATDLTLRKEKISKGLMILSGALVNESLWKDLAPQKSALRFFQSHGEFDPILGYANAKKLEKLLRNSGLLGEFIAFNGGHEIPAPVIQGISRYLNSLS, translated from the coding sequence ATGTTAGATAATGAAAACGATTTAGAAACTCTCGGGCCTTTACAAGTTCTTCGAGTCAAGGGCGATCCCGACGCACCAACGGTTGTGATGTTTCACGGTTATGGTGCCAGTGCTTTCGATTTATACCCCATTCATGAAGTTTTAGTCACAGATCAAAAATTCAATTGGGTTTTCCCACATGGTCATTTGAGTGTACCACTTATGCCTGGTTATTCTGGCCGTGCTTGGTTCCCGATTGATATGGCTGCTTTGGAAGAGGCAATTCGGAAAAATGATTTTAGAAATTTTGCCGACAAAGACCCAGAAGGAATGGATATTGCTCGAGGAGCCGCTTATTTAATGTTAGATGCTCTTGGCGTACCATGGGATCAGCTGATTTTGGGTGGATTTTCACAAGGTGCTATGCTTGCCACAGATCTAACGCTACGAAAGGAAAAAATATCCAAAGGACTCATGATTTTGTCTGGAGCCCTTGTGAATGAATCTTTATGGAAAGATTTAGCTCCCCAAAAATCGGCTTTACGTTTTTTCCAATCACATGGTGAATTTGATCCTATCCTTGGTTATGCGAATGCAAAAAAACTGGAAAAATTACTTCGTAATTCAGGGCTTCTCGGTGAATTCATAGCCTTTAATGGTGGTCATGAAATCCCAGCACCAGTAATCCAAGGGATCAGTCGTTATTTGAATAGTTTGTCGTAA
- a CDS encoding PP2C family protein-serine/threonine phosphatase, with protein MHTKQAAKILVVDDNETNIEIITHILLGQGYEVAVAYDGEYALELAEALDFDLILLDILLPGLSGLEVAKRLLVRDRSKNTPILFLSALNETSDIVKGLETGAVDYITKPFQETEILARIRTHIKIKTLEKERIDLLQAIQKDLELAKANQENLVTFQFPPSPLYQIYTSYKPMDLVGGDLITYDLLPSGDLDILFGDVTGHGIAAAMVSLMAIITFKTMDKSFLAPSESLYWIHNTLTPLISTHFISAIYLRYKAEENLLSYSMAGHHNMFLIRDKKIIKLGTKGFCLMMFPDQLNTENQDQFLESGDRLFLFSDGMFEVPNEKEEYLGDQNFQSLIESRIHLPSKEFLESVQKEVLSFSGGKVADDMTMLLLEIK; from the coding sequence GTGCATACAAAACAAGCAGCAAAAATTTTGGTTGTTGATGATAACGAAACCAATATTGAAATTATCACTCATATTTTACTTGGTCAAGGTTATGAAGTGGCAGTTGCCTATGATGGCGAATATGCTTTGGAACTTGCAGAAGCATTAGATTTTGATTTAATTTTACTCGATATTTTATTACCAGGCCTAAGTGGCCTTGAGGTTGCAAAACGACTGCTTGTAAGGGATAGATCCAAAAACACACCTATCCTATTTTTATCTGCTTTAAACGAAACAAGCGATATTGTCAAAGGTTTGGAAACAGGAGCCGTTGATTATATTACCAAACCTTTTCAAGAAACAGAAATCCTGGCAAGGATACGAACCCATATCAAAATCAAAACTTTGGAAAAAGAAAGAATCGATCTTTTACAGGCCATCCAAAAAGATTTGGAACTTGCAAAGGCCAATCAGGAAAATTTAGTAACCTTTCAATTTCCACCTTCTCCCCTCTATCAGATTTATACTTCTTACAAACCGATGGATCTTGTCGGAGGTGACCTCATCACCTATGATCTGTTACCTTCCGGTGATTTGGATATTTTATTTGGTGATGTGACAGGACACGGAATTGCAGCAGCAATGGTTTCTCTTATGGCAATCATCACATTCAAAACTATGGATAAATCCTTTTTAGCTCCCAGCGAAAGTTTATATTGGATTCATAATACCCTCACTCCACTCATCAGCACTCATTTCATTAGCGCCATTTATCTGAGATACAAAGCAGAAGAAAACTTACTCTCCTATTCTATGGCGGGACACCACAATATGTTTCTGATTCGAGACAAAAAAATCATCAAACTAGGAACCAAAGGTTTTTGTCTCATGATGTTCCCTGACCAACTCAATACGGAAAACCAGGATCAATTTCTAGAATCGGGAGACCGTTTGTTTTTATTTTCCGATGGTATGTTTGAAGTTCCAAATGAAAAGGAAGAATATTTAGGTGATCAAAATTTTCAAAGTTTGATCGAATCAAGAATCCACCTTCCATCCAAAGAATTTTTGGAATCAGTGCAAAAGGAAGTTTTGAGTTTCTCTGGTGGCAAAGTTGCAGATGACATGACAATGTTACTTTTGGAAATCAAATGA
- the ubiE gene encoding bifunctional demethylmenaquinone methyltransferase/2-methoxy-6-polyprenyl-1,4-benzoquinol methylase UbiE has product MNQYQLPSQEKKPEYVRTNFDGIAKAYDRFNDWNSFFLHRVWKDWVVREAKKTVPLAKSALDLCCGTGDITLRLSKDQSLEQVVGLDFSEKMLSFAIHKIPKDPRVKLLLGDAMNLSQFADGSFDLVTMGFGLRNVSDIRKCLKEIKRVLKKDGVFVNLDVGRVRPKFLKYFADFYFFKIVPLFGYLLYGKENEMFDYLPHSSKAYPDQETLAEILKEIGFQNVRFQNFVFGNAVAHIAEKKS; this is encoded by the coding sequence ATGAACCAATACCAACTGCCATCCCAAGAAAAGAAACCGGAATATGTAAGAACTAATTTTGATGGAATCGCTAAAGCCTATGATAGATTCAATGACTGGAATAGTTTTTTCCTGCACCGTGTTTGGAAGGATTGGGTAGTCAGAGAGGCCAAAAAGACTGTTCCTTTGGCAAAATCCGCCCTTGACCTCTGTTGCGGGACAGGAGACATCACCCTCCGCCTTTCAAAGGACCAAAGCCTGGAACAAGTGGTTGGCCTCGATTTTTCGGAAAAGATGTTATCATTTGCCATCCACAAAATTCCCAAAGACCCCAGAGTGAAACTCCTTCTGGGAGATGCCATGAACCTGAGCCAATTTGCCGATGGTAGTTTTGATCTTGTGACAATGGGTTTTGGACTTCGAAACGTTTCTGATATCAGGAAGTGTTTAAAAGAAATCAAACGAGTGTTAAAGAAAGATGGAGTGTTTGTCAATTTGGATGTGGGGCGAGTGCGACCCAAATTCTTAAAATACTTTGCTGATTTTTACTTTTTCAAAATTGTTCCTTTGTTCGGGTATTTGCTCTATGGAAAGGAAAATGAGATGTTTGATTACCTTCCCCATTCTTCAAAAGCCTATCCTGACCAAGAAACACTCGCTGAAATCTTAAAGGAAATTGGGTTTCAAAACGTACGGTTTCAAAATTTTGTTTTTGGAAATGCGGTAGCTCACATTGCCGAAAAAAAATCTTAA